A genomic stretch from Mya arenaria isolate MELC-2E11 chromosome 10, ASM2691426v1 includes:
- the LOC128205039 gene encoding C-type lectin domain family 4 member E-like: MSANEWKVYVTKDAGCKEGWHSYESSCYFLSTEHLTWHDAQNSCLNLGATLAVVTDEAEDEFVWDLIQTLEQKAAWLGASDDDLESSWRWVTGAEWNFTLWLNDYEGGRQCNCLLRSRLGWGDYPCDSYQYLYSYVCE; this comes from the exons ATGTCAGCAAACGAATGGAAGGTCTATGTTACCAAg GATGCAGGGTGTAAGGAGGGTTGGCATTCCTACGAAAGTTCCTGCTACTTTCTTTCGACTGAACATTTGACTTGGCACGATGCCCAAAATAGCTGTCTGAACTTAGGAGCAACACTAGCTGTTGTCACGGATGAGGCAGAGGATGAGTTTGTTTGGGACCTTATTCAAACGTTGGAACAAAAAGCTGCTTGGCTTGGAGCGTCGGACGACGATCTGGAGAGCTCGTGGCGTTGGGTCACTGGAGCGGAGTGGAACTTTACGCTCTGGCTAAATGATTACGAAGGTGGCAGACAATGTAACTGTCTTCTCCGATCCAGGCTCGGATGGGGTGACTATCCTTGTGATagctatcaatatttatattcgtACGTGTGCGAGTAA